A portion of the Limosilactobacillus reuteri genome contains these proteins:
- a CDS encoding cold-shock protein produces the protein MLKGKVKSFDEQKGWGFITVPHEGEIFVHYSGIEGTRRRILHPDEEVSLVIVQGQKGPQAAHVRVLR, from the coding sequence ATGCTCAAAGGAAAAGTAAAAAGTTTTGACGAACAAAAAGGATGGGGCTTTATTACAGTTCCTCATGAAGGAGAAATTTTTGTTCATTATAGTGGAATCGAAGGAACGCGTCGTCGCATCCTTCACCCTGATGAAGAGGTCTCATTAGTAATTGTTCAAGGACAAAAGGGACCGCAAGCAGCACATGTTCGTGTTTTAAGATAA
- a CDS encoding NUDIX hydrolase, translating to MEFEERPISSKTVFHGHLIDVEVQQVITPHGNKTQREIVHHAPAIAILALTADNKMILEKQWRAPIAKTTLEIPAGKLDQRDADNALHAAKRELNEETRYEATSLKKISSFYTSVGCMDEYMTLYLATGLKRVSNELPQDQDEQLMLKEVTLPQALEMIDQGEIEDAKTIMAIYYWQGMNNRG from the coding sequence ATGGAATTTGAAGAGCGACCAATAAGTAGTAAAACAGTTTTTCACGGCCATTTAATCGATGTTGAAGTACAGCAAGTTATCACCCCACATGGTAATAAAACACAACGAGAAATCGTCCACCATGCACCAGCAATTGCGATTTTGGCTTTGACGGCTGATAATAAAATGATTCTTGAAAAACAATGGCGCGCACCAATTGCGAAAACAACCCTTGAAATTCCTGCGGGGAAGCTCGACCAACGGGATGCTGATAATGCTCTTCATGCGGCTAAACGTGAATTAAATGAAGAAACAAGGTATGAAGCAACAAGTTTAAAAAAGATTTCTTCATTTTATACTTCTGTTGGTTGTATGGATGAATACATGACTCTTTATTTGGCCACGGGATTAAAACGGGTTAGCAATGAGCTGCCGCAAGATCAAGATGAACAATTGATGTTAAAAGAAGTAACTTTACCACAAGCGCTTGAAATGATTGATCAAGGCGAAATTGAAGATGCTAAGACAATCATGGCAATCTATTACTGGCAAGGAATGAACAACCGTGGATAA
- a CDS encoding 5'-methylthioadenosine/adenosylhomocysteine nucleosidase gives MRFGIICAMPEEIKELTAKLSDKQEKKIGGKSYLFGKINNQDVVLVESGIGKVEAGITTEHLITDCGADVVINSGSAGGIGEGLHVGDIVISTETAYHDVDATAFNYRYGQLPGKEPRFKASDQWGEALEKAGEKTGLNVKRGLIVSGDQFIASSEAIKEILNNFPDALSSEMEGAAVGQVATDHQIPYVVVRAMSDIGDEDAGVSFDDFIIDAGKRSANMLLQLFADLDK, from the coding sequence ATGCGATTTGGAATTATCTGTGCAATGCCTGAAGAAATTAAAGAATTAACTGCAAAGTTATCCGATAAACAAGAAAAGAAAATTGGTGGTAAATCCTACCTTTTCGGTAAAATCAATAATCAAGATGTTGTATTAGTAGAATCTGGAATTGGTAAAGTGGAAGCTGGGATTACTACTGAACATTTAATTACCGATTGTGGGGCAGATGTTGTAATTAATTCTGGATCAGCTGGTGGAATTGGTGAAGGGTTACATGTTGGTGATATTGTAATTTCAACTGAAACGGCCTACCATGATGTTGATGCAACTGCATTTAATTACCGTTATGGCCAACTCCCAGGAAAAGAACCACGCTTTAAGGCTTCTGACCAATGGGGAGAAGCCTTAGAAAAAGCCGGCGAAAAGACTGGCTTAAATGTAAAACGAGGATTAATTGTTTCTGGTGATCAATTTATTGCAAGTTCAGAAGCAATTAAAGAGATTTTGAATAATTTCCCTGATGCACTTTCTAGTGAAATGGAAGGGGCAGCGGTTGGACAAGTTGCCACTGACCACCAAATTCCATATGTGGTAGTTCGGGCAATGTCTGATATAGGTGATGAAGATGCCGGCGTTAGTTTTGACGACTTTATTATTGATGCCGGAAAACGCTCTGCAAACATGCTTCTTCAGCTCTTTGCAGATTTAGATAAGTAA
- a CDS encoding cysteine desulfurase family protein: MSEIYLDNAATTPMTPEVIAEVTKQMQESWGNASTGYSYGRHAKLVMEDSRHILAQSINANDNEIIFTSGGTESDNTAIIQTAFKRQNLGKHIITTTIEHEAVLKPLYFLEEHGFEVTYLPVDENGNISIDDFKAALRDDTILVTIMMENNEVGSQMPIHEIGEILKDHQAWFHTDAVQAYGLLPIDVKADHIDMLSTSAHKINGPKMIGFLYRRDGISFPSFIKGGDQETKRRAGTENVPGIAGFAKAVELNTPEVKEERRERYYTFKQKIVNALKENNVDFEINGQINKTHVLNLWFKGISTYVIQTDLDLAGIAVSGGSACTAGSIEPSHVLTAMFSADSPRISESIRISFGGLNTEEDIDQLIATIVKTVENLKKINGDN, encoded by the coding sequence GTGAGTGAGATTTATTTGGATAATGCAGCAACAACCCCAATGACCCCAGAAGTGATTGCGGAAGTGACTAAACAAATGCAAGAATCATGGGGGAATGCCTCAACTGGTTACTCTTATGGGCGTCATGCCAAACTTGTAATGGAAGATAGTCGTCACATTCTTGCCCAAAGCATTAATGCTAATGATAATGAGATTATTTTTACCAGTGGGGGGACTGAAAGTGATAATACTGCTATTATCCAAACTGCTTTTAAACGGCAGAATCTTGGTAAGCATATTATTACAACTACCATTGAGCATGAGGCAGTCTTAAAACCCCTCTATTTTTTAGAAGAACATGGCTTTGAGGTAACCTATTTACCAGTTGATGAAAATGGTAATATCTCAATTGATGATTTTAAGGCCGCTCTTCGTGATGATACGATTTTAGTAACCATTATGATGGAAAACAATGAAGTGGGTAGTCAAATGCCTATCCATGAGATTGGGGAAATTTTGAAAGACCATCAAGCATGGTTCCATACGGATGCAGTTCAAGCATATGGACTGTTGCCAATTGATGTTAAAGCTGACCACATTGATATGCTTTCAACATCGGCCCATAAGATTAATGGTCCAAAGATGATAGGATTTTTGTATCGTCGTGATGGCATTAGTTTTCCAAGCTTTATTAAGGGTGGAGACCAAGAAACTAAACGCCGTGCAGGGACTGAAAATGTACCTGGAATTGCTGGTTTTGCTAAAGCGGTAGAATTAAACACGCCGGAAGTAAAAGAAGAACGGCGTGAGCGTTATTATACCTTTAAGCAAAAGATCGTTAACGCGCTAAAGGAAAATAATGTTGATTTTGAAATTAATGGACAAATCAACAAAACCCACGTGCTTAACTTATGGTTTAAAGGAATTTCAACTTATGTTATCCAGACAGATTTAGACCTTGCTGGCATCGCAGTCTCTGGTGGTTCTGCATGTACAGCGGGTAGTATTGAGCCTTCTCACGTTTTAACAGCGATGTTTAGCGCTGATAGCCCCCGAATTAGTGAATCAATTCGAATTAGTTTTGGTGGGTTAAATACGGAAGAAGATATTGATCAGTTAATTGCTACGATTGTTAAAACCGTTGAAAACCTAAAGAAAATTAATGGGGACAATTAA
- a CDS encoding DUF1831 domain-containing protein codes for MEFTKTVQISGDKDKYTISPEIKKYALLDLGFEQTNRGNFEYLGSLDTDNPFKPVARLRILINSDLDGFKMETLSGNGLRKINIFNHQRAAEFIQQYHYILDEMVARQIFTK; via the coding sequence ATGGAATTTACAAAAACAGTACAAATTTCTGGTGATAAGGATAAATACACAATTAGCCCAGAGATAAAAAAATATGCTTTGCTTGATTTAGGATTTGAACAGACTAACCGGGGAAACTTTGAATATTTAGGAAGTCTCGATACTGATAACCCATTTAAACCTGTTGCCCGTCTGCGGATTTTAATTAACAGTGATTTAGACGGTTTTAAAATGGAGACTCTTTCGGGAAATGGTTTAAGAAAGATTAATATTTTTAATCACCAACGCGCAGCTGAATTTATTCAACAATATCACTATATTTTAGATGAAATGGTTGCCCGGCAAATATTCACTAAATAA
- the mnmA gene encoding tRNA 2-thiouridine(34) synthase MnmA, which translates to MADNSHTRVVVGMSGGVDSSVTALLLKRQGYDVVGVFMKNWDDTDENGVCTATEDYKDVAKVASKIGIPYYSVNFEKEYWDRVFKYFIAEYKKGRTPNPDVICNKEIKFKAFIEYANQLGADYVATGHYADVKRDENGRMHLMRAKDQHKDQTYFLSQLDYKQLDKVMFPLAGYTKPEIRKIAEEAGLATADKKDSVGICFIGEDGHFREFLSQYIPAQPGNMETLDGKVVGQHMGLMYYTIGQRRGLGLGGNKESNEPWFVIGKDMKKNVLYVGQGYENSHLYATHLEASDIHWVDDVVSRYGRDFHCTAKFRYRQTDVGVTVHLSDDDQMVTVEFDDPARAITPGQAVVFYDGEECLGSAIIDRAYSHDRQLQYV; encoded by the coding sequence ATGGCTGATAATAGTCATACACGTGTGGTGGTAGGAATGAGTGGAGGAGTCGACTCTTCAGTGACGGCTCTTCTCTTAAAGCGCCAAGGATACGATGTTGTTGGTGTCTTCATGAAAAACTGGGACGACACTGATGAAAATGGTGTTTGTACTGCTACTGAAGACTACAAAGATGTAGCAAAAGTTGCTTCTAAGATTGGGATCCCATACTATTCTGTTAACTTTGAGAAGGAATACTGGGATCGGGTTTTCAAGTATTTCATTGCTGAGTACAAGAAAGGTCGTACACCAAATCCTGATGTTATTTGTAATAAAGAGATCAAGTTCAAGGCTTTTATTGAATATGCTAACCAATTAGGTGCTGATTACGTTGCGACTGGACACTATGCTGATGTAAAGCGTGATGAGAACGGCCGAATGCACTTAATGCGCGCTAAAGACCAACACAAGGATCAAACTTACTTCTTAAGTCAACTTGATTATAAGCAGTTGGATAAGGTAATGTTTCCATTAGCTGGCTACACTAAGCCAGAAATCAGAAAGATTGCTGAAGAAGCAGGGCTTGCTACTGCTGATAAGAAGGATTCTGTTGGAATTTGCTTTATCGGTGAGGATGGTCATTTTCGTGAATTCTTGAGTCAATATATTCCAGCACAACCAGGAAATATGGAGACCCTTGATGGCAAGGTCGTTGGTCAGCATATGGGCTTAATGTATTACACCATTGGTCAGCGTCGGGGGCTTGGCCTTGGTGGTAATAAGGAAAGTAATGAGCCATGGTTTGTAATCGGTAAGGATATGAAGAAGAACGTTCTTTACGTTGGTCAAGGATACGAAAACAGCCATCTTTATGCTACTCATCTTGAAGCGAGTGATATTCACTGGGTTGATGATGTTGTAAGTCGTTATGGGCGTGATTTTCATTGTACGGCCAAGTTCCGCTACCGTCAGACAGATGTTGGCGTTACTGTTCATTTGTCAGATGATGATCAAATGGTAACAGTTGAATTTGATGATCCTGCACGGGCCATCACTCCAGGTCAAGCGGTTGTCTTTTACGATGGAGAGGAATGCCTTGGGAGTGCGATTATTGATCGTGCTTACAGTCATGACCGGCAGCTTCAATACGTTTAA
- a CDS encoding histidine phosphatase family protein gives MTKVYLIRHGKTQWNLESRYQGANGDSPLLKDSYREIELLASSLQRIPFEHAYTSPLKRARVTAQALLNHLNPEIPLTIDSRLKEFNLGKMEGMRFEDVATKWPEVLKNFRHHPDKYDESLVEGESFLEVIARFRAAIEEYCRQYPNGNILVISHGAALNAAINALIGTPLAHLKDRGGLSNTSTTILTTNDGRHFELEKWNDTSYLHKSKVDPTDTI, from the coding sequence ATGACAAAAGTTTATTTAATCCGGCACGGAAAAACGCAATGGAATTTAGAATCCCGTTATCAAGGTGCCAATGGCGATTCACCGTTATTAAAGGATAGTTATCGCGAAATTGAATTATTAGCAAGTTCTTTACAAAGGATTCCGTTTGAACACGCTTATACTAGTCCTTTAAAGCGTGCGCGCGTAACAGCTCAGGCATTATTGAACCATTTGAATCCAGAAATCCCATTAACAATTGATAGCCGGTTAAAAGAATTTAATTTAGGCAAAATGGAAGGAATGCGTTTTGAAGATGTTGCGACAAAATGGCCAGAAGTTTTAAAAAACTTTCGTCATCATCCTGATAAATATGATGAATCATTAGTAGAAGGAGAAAGTTTTCTAGAAGTAATCGCTCGTTTCCGTGCAGCAATTGAAGAGTATTGTCGCCAGTATCCTAATGGTAATATTCTCGTGATTTCCCACGGAGCTGCCTTGAATGCTGCCATTAATGCATTGATTGGAACACCTCTTGCTCACTTGAAAGATCGTGGTGGACTAAGCAATACATCAACGACGATTCTTACTACTAATGATGGTCGTCATTTTGAACTTGAAAAGTGGAATGATACATCTTACCTTCACAAGAGCAAGGTTGACCCGACTGATACGATTTAA